A region of Osmerus eperlanus chromosome 9, fOsmEpe2.1, whole genome shotgun sequence DNA encodes the following proteins:
- the LOC134026242 gene encoding serine/threonine-protein kinase PAK 2-like produces MCDSGVCEDKPPAPPVRMSSQGGAKDPLSANHTRPLPSVPEERKSRNKIISMFASEKGGRKKERDKERPEISSPSDFEHTIHVGFDAVTGEFTGMPEQWARLLQTSNISKSEQKQNPQAVLDILKFYDSTSGKQKYLSFSSSDKDAQSPGKQGSEQSPSGGKGADDDEDDDEAPPPIVAPRPEHTKSVYTKSVIEPLPPVEGDAAAKAADRQRRKGKMTDEEIMDKLRTIVSIGDPKKKYTRYEKIGQGASGTVYTAIDVATGQEVAIKQINLQKQPKKELIINEILVMKEMKNPNIVNFVDSFLVGDELFVVMEYLAGGSLTDVVTETCMDEAQIAAVCRECLQALEFLHANQVIHRDIKSDNVLLGMDGSVKLTDFGFCAQITPEQSKRSTMVGTPYWMAPEVVTRKAYGPKVDIWSLGIMAIEMVEGEPPYLNENPLRALYLIATNGTPELQSPEKLSPVFRSFLSRCLEMDVEKRGGGRELLQHPFLKLAKPLSSLTPLILAAKEAMKSNR; encoded by the exons atgtgtgacaGCGGAGTGTGTGAAGAcaagccccccgccccccctgtcaGGATGAGCAGCCAAGGAGGAGCCAAAGACCCACTGTCAGCCAATCACACTCGGCCTCTGCCCTCAGTTCCGGAAGAGAGAAAGTCCCGGAACAAAATCATCTCCATGTTTGCCTCAGAGAAGG gAGGCAGAAAGAAGGAGCGTGACAAGGAAAGACCTGagatctcctccccctcagactTTGAACACACCATTCATGTGGGCTTTGATGCCGTCACAGGAGAGTtcact ggcatGCCAGAACAGTGGGCCCGTCTCCTCCAGACATCAAACATCAGTAAATCGGAGCAGAAGCAGAATCCTCAGGCTGTCCTAGACATTCTCAAGTTCTATGATTCAACCAGCGGCAAACAGAAATACCTCAGCTTCTCCTCTTCAG ACAAAGATGCACAATCG CCAGGGAAGCAGGGTTCGGAGCAGTCGCCATCAGGAGGAAAGGGTGCGgacgatgatgaggatgatgacgaAGCTCCGCCTCCCATCGTGGCTCCGAGGCCGGAACACACGAAATCG GTGTACACCAAGTCTGTGATTGAACCCCTCCCGCCGGTAGAGGGCGACGCAGCTGCCaaggcagcagacagacagaggagaaagGGCAAGATGACCGATGAAGAGATCATGGATAAACTCA GAACGATTGTCAGTATTGGAGACCCCAAGAAGAAGTACACACGCTATGAGAAGATCGGCCAGGG GGCGTCTGGTACGGTGTACACAGCCATCGATGTTGCCACTGGTCAGGAG GTGGCTATCAAGCAGATCAACCTGCAGAAGCAACCCAAGAAGGAGCTGATCATCAATGAGATCCTGGTCATGAAGGAGATGAAGAACCCCAACATTGTCAACTTTGTTGACAG tttcctGGTGGGAGATGAGCTGTTTGTGGTGATGGAGTATCTGGCAGGAGGCTCCCTGACTGATGTGGTGACTGAGACATGCATGGACGAGGCCCAGATCGCCGCTGTCTGCAGAGAG tGTCTGCAGGCTCTGGAGTTCCTCCACGCAAACCAGGTGATTCACAGGGACATCAAGAGTGACAACGTGTTGCTGGGCATGGACGGATCCGTCAAACtca ctGATTTTGGCTTCTGCGCCCAGATCACTCCAGAGCAGAGTAAGCGTAGCACCATGGTGGGCACGCCCTACTGGATGGCCCCAGAGGTGGTGACCCGCAAGGCTTACGGGCCCAAGGTGGACATTTGGTCCTTGGGCATCATGGCCATAGAAATGGTGGAGGGAGAACCTCCATACCTCAACGAGAACCCcctcagg GCTTTGTATCTGATCGCCACCAATGGCACCCCTGAGCTGCAGAGTCCAGAGAAGCTGTCTCCTGTCTTCAGATCTTTCCTGTCCCGCTGTCTGGAGATGGACGTGGAGAAACGTGGGGGTGGTCGAGAGCTGCTGCAG CACCCGTTCCTGAAGCTGGCCAAGCCTTTATCAAGCCTCACCCCTCTCATCCTGGCAGCAAAGGAGGCCATGAAGAGCAACCGCTAA